A genomic stretch from Mya arenaria isolate MELC-2E11 chromosome 10, ASM2691426v1 includes:
- the LOC128205732 gene encoding interferon alpha-inducible protein 27-like protein 2B isoform X1, with translation MDFKHMFDFVWPKPSLLSMIFGVIASVATLVGFPAALSALGFGSAGVTAGSFAAGIQGTSVASGSLFSLAQSTGAAGLAFGTKAVLFVGGAIVGIFV, from the exons ATGGATTTTAAGCATATGTTCGATTTTGTATGGCCTAAACCGA GCCTTTTGAGTATGATATTTGGTGTCATCGCGAGTGTTGCAACACTAGTCGGTTTCCCTGCTGCTTTAAGCGCCCTCGGATTTGGATCTGCCGGCGTCACTGCTGGGTCTTTCGCGGCTGGGATCCAG GGGACATCCGTGGCATCCGGAAGTTTATTTTCGCTTGCGCAGAGCACAGGAGCGGCGGGGCTAGCTTTCGGGACAAAGGCTGTCTTGTTTGTAGGAGGAGCGATTGTAGggatttttgtttga
- the LOC128204981 gene encoding uncharacterized protein LOC128204981: MFYCFNVREDHRDYLRFLWYEDNDPKKALTEYRMCVQVFGNSPSPAIATYGLRKSVEYSDSDVVPFVTNNFYVDDALTSLQNPADAVSLLKRTQNDLQAHGLYLHKIASNCDEVMLAFPSDDLAKGLLGIDIKNETLPVQRSLGLQWDLNDDTLIFTVSPEETRFTRRGVLSLINSIFDPVGFLAPVTIQGRLIMRDLTSSTQGRDEPLPDTMSTTWKSWVNTLPDLKAVRICRTYSEKGFTQHPSSVHIFSDASEQAIAAVAYLLTFESDTPQIGFLLGKSKVAPIAGHTIPRLELCAAVMAVEIAQTVAEHLGISIETFTFHTDSRVVLGYINNNTRRFHTYVSNRVEQIRRSTKPAQWRYVCTKLNPSDCATRGLAASDLMNSAWLQGPTHLTSENSVDSETYHLVEPEHDKELRVDVNVSKSAIKSRLGSERFSCFSEWRRLVQAIAYLQHFVEKDQAKSQRKEVPSYQKAEKFIIKVVQAESYLKELDCLKLGKPVSKQSHILQLDPYLDEEILLIRHYHESVQHQGRHFTAGAVRKAGFWITGGSGRVSSFIFKCVKCRKLRGNLQTQKMAELPSCRLSEAPPFTYVGVDTFGPWQVSTRRTRGGQASSKRWAVLFTCMTVRAIHIEVVEELSSSAFINALRRFVSIRGKVKEFYSDRGTNFVGAVDELNMKAIQVEQGDVKRFLYDNGVVWKFNTPHRSHMGGAWERMIGVVRRILDSMLSDVKNLTHDVIVTLMAEACAIVNSRPLVPVSNDSDVSEVLSPSTILTSKTGTDEQPLGQMDVKDMLRSQWKRVKHLADTFWCRWRKEYLQTLQPRRKWNHDEDNIRVGDIVLLRDKSVSRIFWPIARVNKVFPSSDEKVRKVEVLVYKDDKLVSYVRPIVEMVLLVNAE, from the exons atgttttactgtttCAACGTCAGAGAGGACCACAGGGATTATCTACGATTTCTCTGGTACGAAGACAACGATCCTAAGAAGGCTCTAACTGAATACAGGATGTGCGTACAAGTGTTCGGGAACAGCCCGTCCCCGGCTATCGCCACGTATGGGCTGAGAAAATCGGTGGAGTACAGTGACAGCGACGTTGTGCCATTCGTTACCAACAACTTCTATGTGGATGATGCCCTGACCTCGTTACAAAACCCAGCCGACGCTGTGAGTTTGCTTAAACGTACACAAAACGACCTACAGGCACATGGGCTATATCTGCACAAAATAGCTTCAAATTGTGATGAGGTTATGCTCGCTTTTCCGTCAGATGATTTAGCAAAGGGTCTCCTAGGAATCGACATAAAGAACGAAACTTTGCCTGTGCAAAGAAGTCTTGGTTTGCAGTGGGACCTGAACGATGATACATTAATATTTACAGTCTCGCCAGAAGAAACACGTTTCACCAGAAGGGGTGTATTGTCTTTGATCAATAGTATCTTTGATCCTGTTGGATTTCTAGCACCGGTGACTATCCAAGGGAGATTAATCATGAGAGACCTGACCTCCAGTACACAAGGTCGGGATGAACCATTACCTGATACAATGTCGACGACATGGAAATCTTGGGTGAACACTCTACCTGATCTGAAGGCAGTTCGTATATGTCGTACATACTCTGAGAAAGGCTTTACGCAACATCCGAGTAGTGTCCACATCTTCTCAGATGCTTCAGAACAAGCAATTGCTGCGGTGGCTTATTTACTCACTTTTGAATCCGACACCCCACAAATTGGGTTCCTATTGGGCAAGTCTAAGGTTGCACCCATTGCCGGACACACCATCCCCAGGTTGGAACTATGCGCTGCAGTCATGGCCGTAGAAATAGCACAAACTGTAGCAGAACACTTGGGAATTTCTATTGAGACATTTACATTTCACACAGACAGTAGGGTTGTCCTAGGgtacatcaacaacaacacgCGCAGATTTCATACTTATGTCAGCAATCGTGTAGAGCAAATACGGCGTTCAACCAAACCAGCACAGTGGCGATACGTTTGTACCAAACTGAACCCATCTGACTGCGCTACCCGTGGTCTTGCAGCATCAGACCTTATGAATAGTGCGTGGCTCCAAGGACCCACACATTTGACCAGTGAGAACAGTGTTGACAGCGAAACGTATCATCTTGTCGAACCAGAACACGACAAAGAGTTGAGAGTCGATGTCAATGTCTCTAAGTCAGCAATTAAAAGCCGTCTTGGTTCTGAACGCTTTTCGTGTTTCTCTGAGTGGAGGCGCCTAGTGCAAGCTATCGCATACCTTCAACACTTTGTGGAAAAGGACCAAGCAAAATCTCAACGGAAAGAGGTACCATCGTACCAAAAGGCCGAAAAGTTCATCATCAAAGTAGTCCAAGCCGAGAGCTATTTGAAGGAACTAGACTGCCTCAAGTTAGGAAAGCCAGTTTCCAAGCAAAGTCACATACTGCAACTAGACCCGTATCTAGACGAAGAGA TCTTACTAATACGCCATTATCACGAGAGCGTGCAACACCAGGGAAGACATTTCACTGCAGGTGCTGTCAGGAAGGCCGGATTCTGGATCACTGGGGGTAGTGGGCGAGTTTCATCGTTCATATTCAAGTGCGTCAAGTGCCGCAAGCTTCGGGGCAATCTGCAAACACAGAAGATGGCTGAACTACCTTCCTGCAGACTCAGTGAAGCACCACCATTTACTTACGTAGGTGTAGATACATTTGGCCCATGGCAGGTTTCTACCAGACGCACTAGAGGAGGACAGGCAAGCAGTAAGCGATGGGCAGTGCTTTTCACTTGTATGACTGTTCGTGCGATTCACATCGAAGTGGTCGAAGAGCTTTCGTCATCTGCATTCATCAACGCTTTGCGTCGCTTCGTTTCCATTCGTGGCAAGGTCAAGGAGTTCTACTCCGATAGAGGTACAAATTTCGTTGGGGCTGTCGACGAACTCAATATGAAGGCAATACAAGTAGAACAAGGAGATGTGAAAAGGTTCTTGTATGATAATGGTGTTGTATGGAAATTTAACACACCCCACCGCTCCCACATGGGCGGTGCCTGGGAGCGCATGATTGGTGTTGTTCGTCGCATATTGGATTCGATGCTAAGTGACGTCAAGAATCTGACTCATGACGTCATTGTGACACTAATGGCGGAAGCTTGTGCCATTGTTAATTCACGCCCATTGGTACCTGTCTCTAATGACTCTGACGTATCCGAAGTGTTATCTCCGTCTACGATACTTACCTCAAAGACCGGCACAGATGAACAACCCCTGGGTCAGATGGATGTCAAGGACATGCTACGTAGTCAGTGGAAACGAGTCAAACATCTTGCAGATACATTCTGGTGTCGTTGGCGGAAGGAGTATTTACAGACGTTACAGCCGAGGAGGAAGTGGAACCACGATGAAGATAATATTCGTGTTGGTGACATTGTTTTGCTGAGAGACAAATCGGTCAGTCGTATTTTCTGGCCTATCGCTCGTGTTAACAAAGTGTTCCCTAGTTCAGATGAGAAAGTTCGTAAAGTAGAAGTATTGGTCTACAAAGATGACAAACTAGTGAGCTATGTTCGACCAATTGTTGAGATGGTATTACTTGTTAATGCCGAGTGA
- the LOC128205732 gene encoding interferon alpha-inducible protein 27-like protein 2B isoform X2, whose protein sequence is MGLLSMIFGVIASVATLVGFPAALSALGFGSAGVTAGSFAAGIQGTSVASGSLFSLAQSTGAAGLAFGTKAVLFVGGAIVGIFV, encoded by the exons ATGg GCCTTTTGAGTATGATATTTGGTGTCATCGCGAGTGTTGCAACACTAGTCGGTTTCCCTGCTGCTTTAAGCGCCCTCGGATTTGGATCTGCCGGCGTCACTGCTGGGTCTTTCGCGGCTGGGATCCAG GGGACATCCGTGGCATCCGGAAGTTTATTTTCGCTTGCGCAGAGCACAGGAGCGGCGGGGCTAGCTTTCGGGACAAAGGCTGTCTTGTTTGTAGGAGGAGCGATTGTAGggatttttgtttga